The following are from one region of the Chromobacterium phragmitis genome:
- a CDS encoding LPP20 family lipoprotein codes for MNTVRRMPRLALLALAAGLTACAAPAPQNHAMNAPMKESGMVPSGVGYVGSGDEASGGEEVKVVVKEVSPFQPIIVRVTGSGAAPYTNSLTPSQRKLLAMRAARLDAFRGIAEQVQGMKLVGNSSVSNMIANSDSFRTYVDAYLRGVTIVSTTMKPDGTSEAVAEITLDQEFYRQFRHSLEKTGSVMQSSRETGTAGALCPEGNCGATKVVPPPAAAPATMTVTPARYSSNFYVNQ; via the coding sequence ATGAATACAGTACGCCGCATGCCTCGCCTCGCCTTACTCGCCCTCGCCGCCGGGCTGACCGCCTGCGCCGCGCCCGCTCCGCAAAACCACGCGATGAACGCGCCGATGAAGGAAAGCGGCATGGTGCCGTCTGGCGTCGGCTATGTAGGGAGCGGCGACGAGGCGAGCGGCGGCGAAGAAGTGAAAGTGGTGGTCAAGGAGGTCAGCCCCTTCCAGCCCATCATCGTCCGCGTCACCGGCTCCGGCGCGGCGCCGTACACCAATAGCCTGACGCCGTCGCAGCGCAAGCTGCTGGCGATGCGAGCCGCCAGGCTGGACGCTTTCCGCGGGATAGCGGAACAAGTGCAGGGCATGAAGCTGGTCGGCAACAGCTCGGTGTCCAACATGATCGCCAACAGCGATAGCTTCCGCACCTATGTGGACGCCTATCTGCGCGGGGTCACCATCGTCTCCACCACGATGAAGCCGGACGGCACCAGCGAGGCGGTGGCCGAAATCACGCTGGATCAGGAGTTCTACCGCCAGTTTCGCCATTCCCTGGAAAAGACCGGCAGCGTGATGCAGTCATCCAGGGAAACCGGCACCGCCGGCGCGCTCTGTCCGGAAGGCAATTGCGGCGCGACCAAGGTGGTGCCGCCGCCCGCGGCCGCGCCGGCGACGATGACCGTGACGCCGGCCCGCTACAGCAGCAATTTCTATGTGAACCAGTGA
- a CDS encoding GlxA family transcriptional regulator — MRDIYFVLSPSLLLLDLAGPADAFRLAGQLGGEFRLHYVGASAEVGTSLGLPLGGLAPLPDALPEGAVVVATGATRSIDAYATPEARRIVRWLAGQRGGAGLRWVGICSGSLLLAEAGLFDGRACTSHHTLLGRLRELAPAARVQENRVFVSDGPCHSSAGITAGIDLALHLIAELADPAVAREVARHMVVYFRRSPQDPELSPWLAWRNHLHPALHKAQDLICADPVRDWPLDELAGKVHVSARHLSRLFRDQAGISAHDYHRALRLALADQWRSAGLSKEKAALSAGFSSARQMSRASAAHD, encoded by the coding sequence GTGCGTGACATCTATTTCGTGCTGTCTCCCAGCCTGCTGTTGCTGGATCTGGCCGGCCCGGCCGACGCTTTCCGCCTGGCCGGGCAATTGGGCGGCGAGTTCCGCCTGCATTACGTGGGCGCGTCGGCCGAAGTGGGCACTTCGCTGGGATTGCCGTTGGGCGGGCTGGCGCCCTTGCCCGACGCGTTGCCCGAAGGGGCGGTGGTGGTCGCCACCGGCGCCACCCGCTCGATAGACGCCTACGCCACGCCGGAAGCCCGCCGCATCGTGCGCTGGCTGGCCGGACAGCGCGGCGGGGCGGGGCTGCGCTGGGTCGGCATCTGTTCCGGCAGCCTGCTGTTGGCGGAGGCCGGCTTGTTCGACGGGCGCGCTTGCACCAGCCATCACACGTTGTTGGGCCGGCTGCGCGAGCTGGCGCCGGCGGCGAGGGTGCAGGAGAACCGGGTATTCGTTTCCGACGGGCCATGCCACAGCAGCGCCGGCATCACCGCCGGCATCGATCTGGCGCTGCATCTGATAGCGGAGCTGGCCGATCCCGCCGTTGCCCGCGAGGTGGCGCGCCACATGGTGGTGTATTTCCGACGCTCGCCGCAGGACCCGGAACTGTCGCCTTGGCTGGCCTGGCGCAATCATTTGCATCCGGCGCTGCACAAGGCGCAGGACCTGATCTGCGCCGACCCGGTGCGCGATTGGCCGCTGGACGAGTTGGCCGGTAAAGTTCACGTCAGCGCCCGCCACCTGTCCCGTCTGTTCCGCGACCAGGCGGGCATTTCCGCGCATGACTACCACCGGGCGTTGCGCCTGGCCTTGGCCGATCAATGGCGGTCTGCGGGATTGAGCAAGGAAAAGGCGGCGTTGTCCGCCGGTTTTTCCTCGGCCAGGCAGATGAGCCGCGCCTCCGCCGCGCATGATTGA